GATCTGTTTTCTGAATATGCTCTTTTTTTAGGACTGTTGATTCTCGCACATAACCCAACCTACGATAAATATCATCTTTTGGAATCTTAATTGAAATTGAATCAAAAAACTGAACTGCCATAATGTAAATTTATAACCTTTTTTATTTTTAAACTTTATCCTAACTTCAATGCCCAAATGCCACAAATGATTAAAACAGCGCCAAGCGCTTTAAGAAAAGAAAATGTCTCCCCCAAAAAAAGAACTGCCAGCAAGAATGCAACCAAAGGATAACTTGCAGATATTGGAACAATCTTAGAAACTTCGCCAATTTTAAGTCCATGATAAAAAACAAGCTGGGCAACAAAGCTTGCTAAAAATCCGCCTAGAATCAAAAACAAAGCAGATCGCATATTAACCGAACGAATCTCAGCTGGATTAATTATAAAAAATCCAAAAACAAGCAGTCCAAAAACAACACCAAGCGAACGGTAAAAAAGCCCAACAAAGGGATTTGTATCCGAAAGCCCGATCTTTTCTAAAATTGGAACAACGCCCCAAATACAAGCTGTTAACAAAGCCCACCCGAAAGCAGTCATCAATATTCTCCTTTTTTTTGTTTAAATTACTTTTGCCAAATCTTACATTGTTTTAATCGCAGCAATAACCGCATTATTATTTTCAGCAATAAGAACAATCCTGCTTTTCTTGCTTTTTTGTTCAACACTTCCATAAAGAAGCGTTATGTCGATCTTGCATTCAGAAATTCTCTGTGTTGCAGATAAAAGTGCCCCTGGCTTGTTATCAACGGTAAGAAAAACGATCTCTTCTTCTCGAACATCGTATTTTTTCTCTTTTAAAATTTTAATTGCACGCTTATGATTATCACAAACAAACATCATCAATCCATTCTTATCTACGGCATACGCGCAAACCGCCAAAAGATTAATTCCAGAGGAAGAAATAAGACTGCTAACCTCAGCCAA
The Candidatus Omnitrophota bacterium DNA segment above includes these coding regions:
- a CDS encoding GRP family sugar transporter codes for the protein MTAFGWALLTACIWGVVPILEKIGLSDTNPFVGLFYRSLGVVFGLLVFGFFIINPAEIRSVNMRSALFLILGGFLASFVAQLVFYHGLKIGEVSKIVPISASYPLVAFLLAVLFLGETFSFLKALGAVLIICGIWALKLG